The sequence AGACTACGTTGTGGGGGACGTGATGCACGAAGGGGCCGAGACCCGCGTGTGTCGCGCGGTCCATCGTCCCTCCGGCGACAGGGTGGTGCTCAAGCTCCCCGCGGCGGCCGCGCCGAGCTCGCGCGTGACGGGGCGCATCCTGCATGAGCATCACATCCTGACACAGCTTGGAGAGGTGTCAGGGGTAGCGCGGGCGCGGGAGCTCCTGCAGCGGGGCGGCACGGCCGCGCTGGTGATCGAGGACCCCGGCCTCCGGTCGCTGGATCTAGAGCTCGCCGAGCGCGGGCGCCTGCCGGTGGAAGCGGTGCTGAGGCTGGGAGCGCTCCTCGCTCGAGCCCTCGAGGCCGTGCATGCGGCCGGCATAACGCACAAGGATATCAAACCACAGAACGTGCTGGTCGACGCGGCGTACGCGCAGGTCAAGCTGCTCGACTTCGGCATCGCCTCGTCGCTACCGCTGGAGGCGACGGCGGCGAGCATCCCCGAAGGGCTCGAGGGGACACTGGCGTACATGTCGCCCGAGCAGACGGGCCGCACAGCGCGGGCGCTCGATCCCCGCACCGACCTGTACTCGCTCGGAGTGACGCTCTTCGAGGCGCTCTCAGGGCGGCTACCGTTCACCGAGCGCGACCCGCTCTCGCTGGTGCACGCGCACCTGGCCAAGGAGCCGCCGTCCCTCGACGAGGTCGTCCCCGATGTGCCTCCGGGCCTCGCGGCGATCGTGTCCAGGCTGCTCGCGAAGAACCCTGACCGGCGGTACCAGACGGCCAAGGGCGCAGCGGAAGACCTGGAGCGAGCGCTGCGCATGTGGCGCGAGCGCGGCGCGGTGGAGCGCTTCACGCTCGGGGACAAGGATTTCTCGCAGAAGCTGCGGCTGCCGGACGTCCTCGTCGGGCGAGAGCACGAGCGCGATCTGCTGGGCGCGGCCTTCGCCCGCGCCGCCGAGGGCGCGGCGGAGCTCGTGCTCATCGGCGGCCCGTCCGGCATCGGCAAGACGGCGCTCGTGCGCACCGTCTACCGGGACATCGCGCGCGCGGGGCGCGGGCTCCTGATCTCGGGCAAGCACGACCAGCTCGCGCGGTCGACGCCCTACGCGGCCATGGCGCAAGCGTTCGGGGCGCTGATGCAGCAGTGGCTGGCGAGCCCGAAGCCGACACTGACGGCGTGGCAGGAGCGGATCAGGGCCGACGTGGGGGACAACGCCCGGCTCATCGCCGACGTGGTGCCGGAGCTCGACCTGATCATGGGCAAGCTCGCGCCGGTGCCGCCGGTGCACGGCGAGCAGGTGCTCGCCCGCCAGCGGCTGACCTGGCTGAACTTCGTGAGGGCGGTCACGACGCCGAACGCGCCGCTCGTGATGTTCCTCGACGACATGCAGTGGGCCGACAGCGCCACGCTGGAGATCCTGAGGACGCTGCTGACCGACGCAGAGCGGAGAGACCTCCTCTTGATCGCGGCGTACCGCGACAACGAGGCGCCCCCCGAGCACCCGCTGTGGAGGCTCGTGGCGTCGGTCGAGGAGAGCGGGGCGAGGGTGTCGAGGATGTCGGTGCACCCCCTTTCGGCGGAGCACGTGCAGGCATGGACAGCGCGGGCGCTGAGCAGCGAGGCGGCGCGGGTGGAGCCGCTCTCGCGCATCCTGTGGCAAAAGACGCGAGGAAACCCGTTCTTCATGGAGCAGCTGCTGCTGTCCCTGCACCGGCAGAGCAAGGTGGCGCGGGACCCGGAGAGCGGCGCGTGGCGCTGGGGCCAGAAGGAGATCGAGCAGGCGCAGGTGACCGACAACGTCGTCGCCCTCCTGACGGACAAGCTGCTCGAGATGCCTGAAGCGACACAGCAGCTCCTGGGGCTCGCGGCGTGCGCGGGGCACGCTTTCCACCTCCACGACCTGGAGCGGCTCAGCGGATGGGAGCGCGCCCGGGTGACCGGCGCGCTGTGGCCCGCCCTGCGGGAGGAGCTGGTGGTGCCGGCCGACGGAGCCTACCGGACCGCGCAGGCGCTGGGAGAGGCCGGAGCCGGAACCGGAACTGGAACTGGAACTGGAACTGGAACTGGAACTGGAACTGGAACTGGAACTGGAACTGGAACTGGAACTGGAGAAGGAGCGCTCGACGCTGAATACCGCTTCTTGCACGACCGCGTGCAGCAGGCGAGCTACGAGCGGGCCCCGCCGGCGCAGCGCGTCCTGGCGCACCTGGAGATCGGCCGGCGGCTGTGGGCGCGGCATCGGGCGCAGGGGGGCACACCGCAAGAGCTCCTGGAGCTGGTGCGGCACCTCAACCTCGGCTCAGCGCGGATGGACTCCGCAGGCGAGCGCGAGGCGCTGGCGCGGCTGAACCTCGAGGCCGCGCGCGCCGCGAAGGCGGCGAGCTCGTACCGGCTTCTCCTGAGCCTCGCCGAGGCCGCGCGGGGCTTGCTGGGCGATGACGCATGGCGCAAGGACGCGGCGCTGTGCGCGGAGCTCGCGCTCGAGCAGATCGAGGCGGCCTTTCTGCTGCGGGAGTTCGACGACGTCGAGGCGCGGTGCGCGCGGCTGCTCGCCATGCCGCTGCCGGCGCTCACCAGGCTCTCGGCGCAGGAGCTCCGCGTCCGCAGCGCCCAGGCGGCGGGCCAGTTCGCGCGAGGGGTCGAGCTCGGGCTCGCCGCGCTCGCGGAGCAGGACATCGCGTTTCCGGGCACCGACGACGCGCGCAGCGCCGCGCTCCTCGAGGAGTCCGCCGAGCTGGATCGATGGTTCGAGCGCGACCCGGACGCGTTCGAGCGGATGCCCCTCGATCCCTCCCCGGAGCAGGTGATCATCGATGCGCTGACCATGCACCTCATGGTGTGTGCGGCGATCGGCGGTCAACCGCTGCTGTCCGGGCTCGTGATCGCCCGCGCCGTGCTGAGGGTGCGAGAGCGGCGCGCGCTCACGCCGGTCTCTCCCTTCATCATCGTTTGCTTCGCGAACGTCTGGTCGCTCACCACGGGCATGTACCGTCGCGCTGCGAGCTGGGTCGGCCCTGGAGTGCGCGCGGCCGAGCGCGTCGCGTCGCCCTTTCTGGCAGAGTGTCTGTCCTTCCACGGGCAGTACACGGCCTACTCCCGCCCCGCGGATGAAATGGCGCCCATCTTCGAGCGAACCTGCGCGACCGGCCTGAAGGTCGGCTCGTTCCAGGGGGCGAGCTGGGGGCTGGAAGGCGACCTGTTCTATTACCGAGTGTGGCGTGGCCAGCCGCTCGGGCAGCTCGAGGCGCACCGGGCGGCGCGCTGGGGGTTGATGCAGCGCGCGGGGACCGCGCTCGGGACGCACTATTTCGAGGCGATCGCGTCGTGGTGCGACCTCTTGACGACCGCCGACGGCGCGGGGAGGCTGCTGTCGGGCGAGCCGCTCTCACGAGGATCGCGCTCCTTCCTGGCGGACGGAGACGGGATGGCAGCCGAGCTGGCTCGCATCCTCGAGGCGCACCTGTTCCTCGTCGCCGGCGCGTACCCGAAGGCGCTCGCGCGGGCACGGGAGGCCGAGCAGTTCCGCGTGTCCATCTTCGGCTTTCCTCCGGTCACGGACATACCGCTCTGGCTCGCGCTCGCGGCCGCGAGGTGCTGGCCGACAGCCACGGACGCGGCGGAGCGGGCCGGGCTCCGCGAGGACATCGAGCGAGGCCTCGCGCGGCTGAGGTACTTCGCCGAAGGGAGCGCGGACAATTTCCTCCACAAGCTGCGCCTCCTCGAGGCCGAGCACGCCCGCGTGCAGGGCAAGACCGACGAGGCCATGGCCAGGTACGACGAGGCCATCGAGCTCTCGCGCGAGCAGCGATTCTTTCCTATCGAAGCCCTGGCCGCTCAGCTCTGCGCCGAGTTTCACCTCGAGGCGGGCAGGCGCCGTATCGCCGCGCTGTACCTGCGCGAGGCCAGGGACGCCTATGCTCGCTGGGAAGCGCACGCCGTGGTGGCCCACCTGGAGGCGAGGTGGCCCGCCCTGCTCCGTGCGCCTGTCCAGCCCGCGACGGCGGAGCGCCGCCGCACGACGGGCGTCGCTACGCTGACCACCACGGGAGTCACGGGCGGCGCGCAGCTCGACGTGAACACCGCGGTCCGCGCGGCGCGGGCGCTGTCGAGCGAGCTCGACCCGGAGCGGGTCGTCGGGCGTCTGATGGAGCTCGTGCTGGAGAGCGCGGGGGCGCAGCGCGGCGTCCTGCTGCTGGGCGAAGGCGAAGAGCTCTCGGTCGTGGCGCGGCTCTCGGTGGAGGGAGGCCGCATCGAGACGGGCCTGTCCGAGCCGCTCTCGCAGAGCAGCGAGGTGGCGAGGACGGTGGTGCACTACGTGGCGCGCACGAACGAGCCGGTCGTGGTGGACGACGCCAGGTCGGACGCGCGCTTCGCGGCCGATCCGCACCTGGCCTCGCGCCCCGTGCTCTCGCTCCTCTCGCTTCCCTTGTCGCATCGAGGGCGCCTCCTCGGCGTGCTCTACCTCGAGCATCGCGAGGTGCCTGCGGCGTTCCCCGAACGGCGGGTGGAGCTCCTGTCGGTGCTCGCCGCGCAGGCCGCCATCGCCGTCGAGAACGCCCTCCTGTACCGGGACCTGGAGGCCAAGATCAAGGAGCGCACCGTCGAGCTCCGCATCGCCAAGGAGGCCGCGGAGCGCGCCAGCCAGGCCAAGAGCGACTTTCTCTCCAGCATGAGCCACGAGCTGCGAACGCCGCTCAACGGGATCATGGGTTATGCCCAGATCCTGGAGCGAACGCCCGACGTCCCGCCGGCGTGGCGGGAGGGCCTGCGGGTCATCCAGAAGTCGAGCGAGCACCTGCTCTCGCTCATCAATGACCTGCTGCACCTGGCCAAGATCGAGGCGGGGAAGATGGACTCCGTCCTGACGGAGTTCCGGTTGCCTGCGCTCGTGCGGACCGTGGTCGACCTGTGCCGGGTGCGCGCCGAAGCGAAGGCGATCACATTCTCCCACGACCTTCGCGGACCTGCGCTTCAGGCCGTCTGCGCCGACGAGAAGCGGCTGATGCAGGTGCTCTTGAACCTCCTCGGCAATGCCATCAAGTTCACGGAGCGGGGAAGCGTGGCCCTCCATGTCGAGGTGCTGGAGGAGACCGTCCCGGCAGGGCGGATGGTGCGGTTCCGGGTCGAGGATACGGGTCCTGGGATCGCCCCGGAGCACCTGTCGCGCATCTTCGAGCCCTTCGAGCAGGTGGGGGAGCAGAGCGCGAAGAGCGAGGGCACAGGGCTTGGCCTCGCCATCACGAAGAAGCTCGTGCAGCAGATGGGTGGTGCGATCGAGGTGCAAAGCGAGGTCGGCGCGGGCAGCGTCTTTACGGTGACGCTTCCGCTCGCCGAGGCGCAGCTCGCGACGAGCCCAGGCGAAGCCAGGGGGTGGGACACGATCGTGGGCTATCAGGGGGAGCGCCGCGCGGTGCTCATCGTGGACGACAATCCCGACAATCGCGCGGTGGTACGCGAGCTCCTCGGCCCGCTCGGCTTCGAGCTGTGCGAGGCGGACGGCGGTGAGGCGGCGCTGCGCATGGCGGCGCTGCGCGCGCCGGCGCTCATCCTGCTGGACGTGTACATGAAGGACATGGACGGCTACGAGACCGCGCGTCGCCT is a genomic window of Sorangium aterium containing:
- a CDS encoding AAA family ATPase codes for the protein MDLRDYVVGDVMHEGAETRVCRAVHRPSGDRVVLKLPAAAAPSSRVTGRILHEHHILTQLGEVSGVARARELLQRGGTAALVIEDPGLRSLDLELAERGRLPVEAVLRLGALLARALEAVHAAGITHKDIKPQNVLVDAAYAQVKLLDFGIASSLPLEATAASIPEGLEGTLAYMSPEQTGRTARALDPRTDLYSLGVTLFEALSGRLPFTERDPLSLVHAHLAKEPPSLDEVVPDVPPGLAAIVSRLLAKNPDRRYQTAKGAAEDLERALRMWRERGAVERFTLGDKDFSQKLRLPDVLVGREHERDLLGAAFARAAEGAAELVLIGGPSGIGKTALVRTVYRDIARAGRGLLISGKHDQLARSTPYAAMAQAFGALMQQWLASPKPTLTAWQERIRADVGDNARLIADVVPELDLIMGKLAPVPPVHGEQVLARQRLTWLNFVRAVTTPNAPLVMFLDDMQWADSATLEILRTLLTDAERRDLLLIAAYRDNEAPPEHPLWRLVASVEESGARVSRMSVHPLSAEHVQAWTARALSSEAARVEPLSRILWQKTRGNPFFMEQLLLSLHRQSKVARDPESGAWRWGQKEIEQAQVTDNVVALLTDKLLEMPEATQQLLGLAACAGHAFHLHDLERLSGWERARVTGALWPALREELVVPADGAYRTAQALGEAGAGTGTGTGTGTGTGTGTGTGTGTGTGTGEGALDAEYRFLHDRVQQASYERAPPAQRVLAHLEIGRRLWARHRAQGGTPQELLELVRHLNLGSARMDSAGEREALARLNLEAARAAKAASSYRLLLSLAEAARGLLGDDAWRKDAALCAELALEQIEAAFLLREFDDVEARCARLLAMPLPALTRLSAQELRVRSAQAAGQFARGVELGLAALAEQDIAFPGTDDARSAALLEESAELDRWFERDPDAFERMPLDPSPEQVIIDALTMHLMVCAAIGGQPLLSGLVIARAVLRVRERRALTPVSPFIIVCFANVWSLTTGMYRRAASWVGPGVRAAERVASPFLAECLSFHGQYTAYSRPADEMAPIFERTCATGLKVGSFQGASWGLEGDLFYYRVWRGQPLGQLEAHRAARWGLMQRAGTALGTHYFEAIASWCDLLTTADGAGRLLSGEPLSRGSRSFLADGDGMAAELARILEAHLFLVAGAYPKALARAREAEQFRVSIFGFPPVTDIPLWLALAAARCWPTATDAAERAGLREDIERGLARLRYFAEGSADNFLHKLRLLEAEHARVQGKTDEAMARYDEAIELSREQRFFPIEALAAQLCAEFHLEAGRRRIAALYLREARDAYARWEAHAVVAHLEARWPALLRAPVQPATAERRRTTGVATLTTTGVTGGAQLDVNTAVRAARALSSELDPERVVGRLMELVLESAGAQRGVLLLGEGEELSVVARLSVEGGRIETGLSEPLSQSSEVARTVVHYVARTNEPVVVDDARSDARFAADPHLASRPVLSLLSLPLSHRGRLLGVLYLEHREVPAAFPERRVELLSVLAAQAAIAVENALLYRDLEAKIKERTVELRIAKEAAERASQAKSDFLSSMSHELRTPLNGIMGYAQILERTPDVPPAWREGLRVIQKSSEHLLSLINDLLHLAKIEAGKMDSVLTEFRLPALVRTVVDLCRVRAEAKAITFSHDLRGPALQAVCADEKRLMQVLLNLLGNAIKFTERGSVALHVEVLEETVPAGRMVRFRVEDTGPGIAPEHLSRIFEPFEQVGEQSAKSEGTGLGLAITKKLVQQMGGAIEVQSEVGAGSVFTVTLPLAEAQLATSPGEARGWDTIVGYQGERRAVLIVDDNPDNRAVVRELLGPLGFELCEADGGEAALRMAALRAPALILLDVYMKDMDGYETARRLRFMPELRQVVILASSASVSEAERQQCASAGCDDFLPKPIVASALLDKISRLLGIEWLRRDEAPARDAPAEELEGDGHLAPPPAEELAILSALAKKGLVHKILEEAERIAQHDPRLRPWIEQLTTLARSYQTRKLRDFVGAYGPNGAGGADGRAEPQEST